Proteins from a genomic interval of Phenylobacterium sp. LH3H17:
- a CDS encoding LL-diaminopimelate aminotransferase, translating into MTPEFHRIRRLPPYVFEEVNRIKARLRAQGTDIIDFGMGNPDMPTPKHIVDKLIETARDPKAGRYSASKGIVGLRRAMAGYYKKRFGVTLNPDTEVIATLGSKEGFANLAQALTAPGDVILCPNPAYPIHAYGFIMAGGVIRHVPAPSPEEYLSGVSAAMRHSSPAPSVLILSYPSNPTAQWVDLDFYKEAVALAKKHDLLVLSDVAYSEIYFENNPPPSILQVDGAKDLAVEVNSLSKTYAMAGWRVGMVVGNERMCAALARVKSYLDYGAYTPIQVAAAAALNGPQDCVDEIRAIYKSRRDTLVTSMARAGWDIPSPPASMFAWAPLPEKFKDVGSLLFAKLLIEEAGVAVSPGAAFGEYGEGYVRIGLVENEHRIRQAARNVKKFLANADEILGRHHNTLAAQ; encoded by the coding sequence GGGCAATCCCGACATGCCGACGCCCAAGCATATCGTCGACAAGCTGATCGAGACCGCCCGCGACCCGAAGGCGGGCCGCTATTCCGCCTCCAAGGGAATTGTCGGCCTGCGCCGCGCCATGGCCGGCTACTACAAGAAGCGGTTCGGCGTGACGCTCAACCCCGACACCGAGGTGATCGCCACCCTGGGGTCGAAAGAGGGCTTCGCCAACCTGGCCCAGGCGCTCACCGCCCCCGGCGACGTGATTCTCTGCCCGAACCCGGCCTATCCGATCCACGCCTACGGCTTCATCATGGCCGGCGGGGTGATCCGCCATGTGCCCGCGCCGTCGCCGGAGGAGTACTTGTCGGGCGTCAGCGCCGCCATGCGCCATTCCAGCCCAGCGCCCAGCGTCCTGATCCTGTCCTATCCGTCTAACCCGACCGCCCAGTGGGTGGACCTCGACTTCTACAAGGAGGCCGTGGCGCTGGCGAAGAAGCACGACCTGCTGGTGCTGTCCGACGTCGCCTATTCCGAGATCTACTTTGAGAACAACCCGCCGCCGTCGATTCTGCAGGTCGACGGCGCGAAGGACCTGGCCGTCGAGGTCAACTCTCTGTCCAAGACCTACGCCATGGCCGGCTGGCGCGTGGGCATGGTGGTGGGCAACGAGCGCATGTGCGCTGCCCTGGCGCGGGTGAAGTCCTATCTGGACTACGGCGCCTATACCCCGATCCAGGTGGCCGCCGCCGCGGCGCTGAACGGCCCGCAGGACTGCGTCGACGAGATCCGGGCCATCTATAAGTCGCGCCGCGACACCCTGGTCACCTCCATGGCCCGCGCCGGCTGGGACATCCCGTCGCCGCCGGCCTCGATGTTCGCCTGGGCGCCGCTGCCGGAGAAGTTCAAGGACGTGGGCTCCCTGCTGTTCGCCAAGCTGCTGATCGAGGAAGCCGGCGTCGCCGTCTCTCCGGGCGCGGCCTTCGGCGAGTACGGTGAAGGCTATGTGCGGATCGGCCTGGTGGAGAACGAGCACCGCATCCGGCAGGCGGCTCGCAATGTGAAGAAGTTCCTGGCCAACGCCGACGAAATCCTCGGCCGCCACCACAACACCCTGGCGGCCCAATGA